Proteins from a genomic interval of Streptomyces fodineus:
- a CDS encoding AAA family ATPase translates to MYLRQLGIKNFRSCYDLELDFQPGITLLVGENNSGKSNVIEALRLATTPLNRRSTRWFDEVDLSHGREGQEAQFRATYDGLTAAQRAHYIAALDVGSNQAAYTTTYKRDEARQQMRPTVTVGPVDGPDAEPDKRDQIAHVYLAPLRDAQRELDSSDGNRLLRIIRYLTEEDEQEAFRAQWPDSSMCSIFLATPSDPDKVAVVVAERLRWPYVPGTGWSSPSYGWAAQGHRVRLLVGCRPWLQWLGRPAPQDAAARLGSASRSLCKAMPRGRPWHQPPTRRLELHEPDLGRHRQRQDPPPLPGPQ, encoded by the coding sequence TTATGACCTCGAACTCGATTTTCAACCCGGCATCACGCTCCTCGTTGGGGAGAACAATTCCGGCAAGTCCAACGTGATCGAAGCGCTGAGGCTGGCCACGACGCCCTTGAACCGTCGTTCGACGCGCTGGTTCGATGAGGTTGATCTGTCCCACGGACGCGAAGGCCAGGAGGCTCAGTTCCGAGCGACGTACGACGGACTGACGGCAGCCCAGCGGGCCCACTACATAGCTGCCCTCGACGTGGGATCAAACCAGGCTGCCTACACGACGACGTACAAGCGGGACGAAGCCCGGCAGCAAATGCGTCCGACCGTGACTGTGGGTCCGGTGGACGGTCCAGACGCTGAACCCGACAAGCGCGACCAGATCGCGCACGTCTACCTGGCACCGCTGAGGGATGCGCAGCGCGAGCTGGACTCCTCGGACGGGAACCGGCTGCTGAGGATCATCCGCTACCTCACCGAGGAAGACGAACAGGAAGCCTTTCGCGCGCAGTGGCCAGATTCAAGCATGTGTTCGATTTTCTTGGCCACTCCGTCCGACCCTGACAAGGTGGCGGTTGTGGTCGCTGAGCGTCTCAGATGGCCTTACGTTCCAGGGACGGGATGGTCGAGCCCTTCGTATGGTTGGGCCGCCCAGGGGCATCGGGTGCGGCTCTTAGTTGGCTGCCGGCCGTGGCTGCAGTGGCTTGGCCGCCCGGCGCCCCAAGACGCGGCCGCCAGATTGGGAAGTGCGAGCAGATCGCTGTGTAAGGCCATGCCGCGAGGTCGTCCGTGGCACCAACCGCCCACACGGCGTCTGGAGCTCCATGAACCGGATCTGGGCCGGCATCGACAGCGGCAAGACCCACCACCGCTGCCTGGTCCTCAATGA
- a CDS encoding cation:proton antiporter, which translates to MSYDNLVIVLAVAAGVPFLLALVPRVPLPGPVLEIVAGVVLGPAVLNVVQPDATVQALSIIGLSFLLFLAGLEIDFQQLRGPWARLVGIGLAGTLALAAAVGWMLHIAGLFESPLLLGTALVATSVGLLVPILEDAGAVDRPVGQLTIGGGSAGEISAVVLLSLFFSEHASGPASRLLLLLGLACLMVLIVVASIRAGRSMWLSQTVMNLADTSTQVRVRLTMVLIVGLSAVALHLGFEAVLGAFIAGAVLRLVDPDSKQTHPQFHVKLEGLGYGFLIPVFFVTSGIQFDLGALFADAGTALRVPMFLAALLLVRGVPALVYRSAGLSRAEVMASGLLQATSLPVIVAATTIGLKLEAILPANAAALVAAGLLSVVVFPLTALPLLNRSRGSARSGPEKEAD; encoded by the coding sequence ATGTCGTACGACAACCTGGTCATCGTTCTCGCGGTAGCCGCCGGCGTCCCCTTCCTCCTCGCCCTCGTGCCCCGCGTCCCTCTCCCGGGCCCGGTCCTCGAGATCGTGGCTGGCGTCGTTCTTGGCCCGGCCGTGCTGAATGTGGTGCAGCCGGACGCCACCGTTCAGGCCTTGTCGATCATTGGACTGAGCTTCCTGTTGTTCCTTGCCGGGCTCGAGATCGACTTCCAGCAACTACGCGGGCCGTGGGCGAGGCTCGTCGGTATTGGTCTGGCCGGCACACTTGCGCTGGCCGCAGCCGTCGGCTGGATGCTGCACATTGCCGGGTTGTTCGAGAGCCCGCTGCTCCTGGGCACCGCGCTGGTGGCCACGTCTGTGGGACTTCTGGTCCCGATCCTCGAGGACGCCGGCGCGGTCGACCGGCCAGTTGGCCAGCTGACCATCGGTGGAGGCTCGGCAGGTGAGATCAGCGCTGTGGTGTTGCTGTCGCTGTTCTTCTCCGAGCATGCCTCGGGCCCGGCTTCCAGGCTGCTTCTCCTGCTCGGCCTTGCCTGCCTGATGGTGCTCATCGTGGTGGCCTCAATACGCGCAGGACGCTCCATGTGGCTGTCCCAGACGGTAATGAACCTGGCGGACACGAGCACTCAAGTCCGGGTCCGCTTGACAATGGTTCTGATCGTTGGTCTATCCGCGGTCGCCCTGCATCTCGGATTCGAGGCCGTTCTGGGTGCCTTCATCGCAGGGGCCGTGCTACGGCTGGTCGACCCCGACTCCAAACAGACGCACCCGCAGTTCCACGTCAAACTGGAGGGCCTCGGCTATGGCTTTCTCATCCCGGTCTTCTTCGTGACGAGCGGCATCCAGTTCGACCTCGGAGCCCTGTTCGCGGACGCCGGAACGGCGCTGCGGGTACCGATGTTCCTTGCCGCGCTCCTCCTCGTTCGTGGAGTGCCCGCATTGGTCTACCGCAGCGCCGGCCTCTCGCGCGCCGAGGTCATGGCCAGCGGACTCTTGCAGGCCACCTCGCTCCCGGTCATCGTGGCTGCGACGACGATCGGCTTGAAGTTGGAGGCGATCCTACCGGCTAACGCCGCCGCGCTGGTGGCGGCAGGCCTTCTGTCAGTGGTCGTGTTTCCTCTGACGGCCTTGCCATTGCTGAACCGTTCACGGGGATCCGCAAGATCGGGGCCCGAGAAGGAGGCGGATTGA